The stretch of DNA GGTACGACCTCGTCGAGGATCGCCTTCAGCGCTTTGAGCTGGGCATGGTCGAGGGCGGACAAGGCGTGGGGCGCCGGATCCTCGACCGCATCGATCTTGGCGACCACGTCGCGGCCGGCATCGGTCAAAGAGACGACCTTGCACCGACGGTTGTTCGGATCGGTTTCACGGACCACCAGCCCGCGCTCCTCGAGGTCATTGACGGCGACCGTCGTCGCGGGAGCATCCATCGTCGCGGCGTGCGCCAACTGCTTGACCGTCATCGATTGGCGAATCAGCCGTTTGAGGACGCGAATCCTGCTGAATGGCAGCCCGGACTGTTCGACGACCGCCCGCTTCCAGCCGTCGCGGTTGTCGTGCACCAGCGCGGCCATCGCCCGCCAAACCTCGTCGGCCAGAGCATTACTTGACATCTGCGTCCTCCAACCGGGGCCCTGCGATCAACGGTGCCAACCGGGCGGCCGAGCGCAACGCACGCTGCGACGTCGAGAACAGACCCATGACGAGGATCGCCACACCCAGTCCCGCGCACACCAACCACAGCGGCCGGGCCGCAACCGCGAAGTCCGCGCCCGTCGTCGACAACGCCGAGCCCAACACCGAACCACACAGCGCCACACCGACACTCACGCCCACCTGCCGGCTGGTCGAAGCGACCGCAGAGGCGGCGCCTGCCCTGTCGGTCGGCATGCCGCTCACGGCCGCGTTGGTGATGGGCGCGTTGACCATCGAGAAGCCGACGCCGAAGACCGCGAAGATCACCAGCAGCTGCCACACCGCGGTGGTTATCGTCAGCCGAGTGAGCAGCAGCGTCGCCGCGGTGATCAGCGTGCCCGCGATCAGCAGCGAGGGTCGCGCACCGAACCGGCCGACGAGCCGGCCCGACAGCGGCGAAAGGACCAGCGCGCCAACGGCTATCGGCAAATAGAGAAGCCCGGTGTGCATCGCCGAGAAGCCCCGCTCGACCTGAAGGTACAGCGAGATCATGAACAGGAAGGCGCCCCATGAAGCGAAGGCGCACACCGCGATCATCGTCGCCGACGCGAACGGGATGCTGCGGAAGAAGCGCAGATCGATGAACGGATCGTGGCGGCGCGACTCGTAGCGCAGAAACGCGATGAACGCCAGCGCCGCGACGACGCCGACGATGACGATGCGCACGTCGGCCCAGCCCCTCACCGGGCCCTCGATGAGCACATAGACAAGCCCGAACAAGAACGCCATGCCAAGGCCCTGGCCGACGGGATCGACGTCGCGCATGGTGATTGACCGGGACTCGGGCACGAAGATGGCCGTCAGCACGATTGCCAGCGCGCAGATCGGCAGGTTGATCCAGAACACCGCGCGCCAATTGACCAGTTCGATGAGCAGGCC from Mycobacterium sp. JS623 encodes:
- a CDS encoding MarR family winged helix-turn-helix transcriptional regulator, with protein sequence MSSNALADEVWRAMAALVHDNRDGWKRAVVEQSGLPFSRIRVLKRLIRQSMTVKQLAHAATMDAPATTVAVNDLEERGLVVRETDPNNRRCKVVSLTDAGRDVVAKIDAVEDPAPHALSALDHAQLKALKAILDEVVPK
- a CDS encoding DHA2 family efflux MFS transporter permease subunit, with protein sequence MNETVVRSLSARRKGIILVSCCLSLLIVSMDATIVNVAIPNIRADLRATASQLQWVIDIYTLVLASLLLLSGATADRFGRRRTFQIGLTVFALGSLLCSLSPNIEVLILARMLQAVGGSMLNPVAMSIITQVFTGRVERARAIGVWGGVVGISMALGPMVGGLLIELVNWRAVFWINLPICALAIVLTAIFVPESRSITMRDVDPVGQGLGMAFLFGLVYVLIEGPVRGWADVRIVIVGVVAALAFIAFLRYESRRHDPFIDLRFFRSIPFASATMIAVCAFASWGAFLFMISLYLQVERGFSAMHTGLLYLPIAVGALVLSPLSGRLVGRFGARPSLLIAGTLITAATLLLTRLTITTAVWQLLVIFAVFGVGFSMVNAPITNAAVSGMPTDRAGAASAVASTSRQVGVSVGVALCGSVLGSALSTTGADFAVAARPLWLVCAGLGVAILVMGLFSTSQRALRSAARLAPLIAGPRLEDADVK